A single window of Sphaerodactylus townsendi isolate TG3544 linkage group LG03, MPM_Stown_v2.3, whole genome shotgun sequence DNA harbors:
- the LOC125428719 gene encoding zinc finger protein 883-like has translation MTDIKEENFPPEGPEPREILAVSPERLPQDVFFQTMAAESNVWNTQSENEMHQVLKESDTNAEVKENIENHDIPQSKKESQVGERRSNSVGCHSGNYHETIQEGKKRIECSTCGKTFASISTLKVHWNIHTGEKPYDCLQCGKRFSQSSALIVHQRTHTGEKRYKCFECGKNFAYSTYLIVHQRIHTGEKPYKCLQCEKSFCMKSSLNMHQRTHTGEKPCKCFECGKRFLERSGLIRHQRIHRREWPCQSLKSGKGFRRSANFIVHHGNHMGEKPYKCLECGKCFMHRTNLTRHQRIHTSEKPYKCLECGKSFMQSTNLIGHQRTHTGEKPYTCLECGKSFMQSKNLIMHQRTHTGEKPYKCSECGKSFSQNSSLTTHQRIHTGEKIYGCSECGKRFTRNANLIKHQIFHTGEKPYKCLECGRCFSLNKRLTNHQRIHKEVKPFKCLDCGKSFCHNRSLKRHKDVQTGQCKKGFSQTQIKKKPYQCPECRSSFSHNSNLIIHQRVHTGEKPFRCQECGFCFSQYSNLTRHAVIHTREKQ, from the exons ATGACAGACATCAAAGAGGAAAACTTCCCACCTGAGGGCCCTGAACCTAGAGAAATTCTTGCGGTTTCTCCAGAAAGACTGCCCCAAGATGTTTTCTTCCAAACTATGGCTGCCGAAA GCAACGTTTGGAACACACAGAGTGAAAATGAAATGCATCAAGTATTGAAGGAAAGCGATACAAATGCAGAAGTTAAAGAGAACATTGAGAATCATGATATCCCACAAAGCAAGAAGGAAAGTCAAGTGGGTGAAAGAAGAAGTAATTCTGTTGGTTGTCACAGTGGTAATTACCATGAAACAattcaggaaggaaagaaaaggattgAATGCTCTACCTGCGGGAAAACCTTTGCTAGTATATCAACCCTTAAAGTGCATTGGAAtatccacacaggggaaaaaccatatgactgcttgcagtgtggaaagagattcagtcaaagcTCAGCTCTTATtgtacatcaaagaacccacacgggAGAGAAACGGTACAAATGTTTTGAATGTGGAAAGAATTTTGCATACAGCACCTATCTCATTgtgcatcaaagaatccacacaggagagaaaccatataaatgtctgcaATGTGAAAAGAGCTTTTGTATGAAGTCAAGTCTTAatatgcatcaaagaactcacacaggggagaaaccctgTAAATGTTTTGAGTGTGGAAAACGGTTTCTGGAACGATCAGGTCTCATTagacatcaaagaattcacagaaGGGAGTGGCCATGTCAGTCCCTCAAGTCTGGAAAGGGCTTCAGAAGGAGTGCAAACTTCATTGTACATCATGGAAACCACATGggtgagaaaccatataaatgtttagaatgtggaaagtgcttcaTGCACAGAACAAACCTCACTAGGCATCAACGCATCCATACAAgtgaaaaaccatataaatgtttagaatgtggaaaaagctttatGCAGAGCACAAACCTCATTggacatcaaagaacccacacaggcgagaaaccatacacctgcttggaatgtggaaaaagtTTTATGCAGAGTAAAAATCTTAttatgcatcaaagaacccacacaggtgaaaaaccatataaatgttcagAATGTGGCAAGAGCTTTAGTCAAAACTCAAGCCTTACcacccatcaaagaattcacacaggggagaaaatatATGGATGTTCAGAATGTGGGAAGAGGTTTACACGAAATGCAAATCTAATTAAACATCAAATattccacacaggagaaaaaccatataaatgcttggaatgtggaaggTGCTTCAGCCTAAACAAAAGGCTTACTaaccatcaaagaatccacaaaGAGGTGAAACCCTTTAAATGCCTAGATTGTGGGAAAAGCTTCTGTCACAATAGAAGTCTTAAGAGACATAAAGATGTTCAGACGGGGCAATGTAAAAAGGGCTTTAGTCAGACACAAATCAAGAAGAAACCATATCAGTGCCCCGAATGTCGAAGTTCCTTCAGTCACAACTCAAACCTTATTATACACCAACGAgttcatacaggagagaagccatttaGGTGCCAGGAATGTGGATTTTGTTTTAGTCAATATTCAAACCTTACAAGACATGCAGTTATTCACACTCGGGAAAAGCAATAG